From Variimorphobacter saccharofermentans, one genomic window encodes:
- a CDS encoding phosphate ABC transporter substrate-binding protein: MKNVIIGIISLLLLLIMIGSLSSCAKSDEYPDNAPEHSNNSKEIEIKKIAGTITMAGSTSMEKLANALSEAFMEKYPDMLVSAEFIGSGAGIEAVLSSTVNIGNSSRHLKETEISNGAVENIVAIDGIAVILDKSNSKNDISMDQLKKIFTGEINNWSKIGGENQPIVVIGREAGSGTRDAFEELLGIEEKCKYSNEINSTGGVMAKVASTPGAVGYVSLDVLDDTVSVAKIDGTEPTEEMIKAGSYLLSRPFIMATKGEISNQTLEIQAFFEFIKSEEGKELIRRIGLINVD, encoded by the coding sequence ATGAAAAATGTGATAATAGGTATAATCTCACTACTGCTACTATTGATTATGATAGGAAGCCTCAGTTCCTGTGCAAAATCAGATGAATACCCGGATAATGCCCCTGAACATTCAAATAACTCGAAAGAAATTGAAATCAAAAAAATAGCCGGGACGATAACAATGGCCGGCTCAACCTCAATGGAAAAACTGGCAAATGCTTTATCGGAAGCCTTTATGGAGAAGTATCCGGATATGTTAGTGTCCGCAGAATTTATTGGATCAGGCGCTGGAATTGAAGCAGTACTTTCGAGCACAGTGAATATCGGAAATTCATCAAGACATTTAAAGGAAACTGAAATCAGCAACGGTGCAGTTGAAAATATTGTAGCAATTGATGGTATTGCCGTAATTTTAGATAAATCCAATTCCAAAAATGATATTTCAATGGATCAATTAAAGAAAATTTTTACTGGAGAAATAAACAATTGGAGTAAAATTGGGGGCGAGAATCAGCCAATTGTAGTAATAGGAAGGGAAGCAGGTTCAGGGACAAGGGATGCCTTTGAAGAATTACTCGGAATTGAAGAAAAGTGTAAGTATTCCAATGAGATTAATAGTACAGGAGGTGTAATGGCGAAAGTGGCCTCTACACCGGGAGCAGTAGGATATGTATCCTTAGATGTATTGGATGATACCGTTAGTGTAGCAAAAATAGATGGAACAGAGCCCACTGAAGAAATGATTAAGGCAGGATCTTATTTATTAAGCCGTCCCTTTATTATGGCTACCAAGGGTGAAATTTCTAATCAGACGCTGGAGATTCAAGCATTTTTTGAATTTATTAAATCAGAAGAAGGAAAAGAATTGATTCGAAGGATAGGATTAATCAATGTAGATTAA
- the pstC gene encoding phosphate ABC transporter permease subunit PstC produces MSEKSISIVGSYKTKNTVEKTAAFLFVICAFVAVLAVLSITIYMIVGGTPAIFEVGLKNILLGTVWKPTASEPQYGILYVILTSIVGTILAVLIGVPIGVMTAVFLAETAPTRLSALVKPAVELLAGIPSVIFGLLGILILNPLIYQLEMAVFKDNPNHQFTGGSNLISAVLVLAIMILPTVINISESALRAVPSHYKQASLALGASHIQTIFKVIVPAAKSGIITAIVLGVGRAIGEAMAISLVAGNGANLPLPFHSVRFLTTAVVNEMSYAADTHKRVLFTIGLVLFVFIMLINLVLNKVMKGGIEDVNS; encoded by the coding sequence ATGAGTGAAAAGAGCATCTCCATAGTTGGGAGCTATAAAACAAAAAATACAGTCGAAAAAACAGCCGCTTTTCTATTTGTTATATGTGCCTTTGTTGCTGTTCTGGCAGTACTATCAATAACGATTTATATGATTGTGGGAGGAACACCAGCTATCTTTGAAGTAGGTTTAAAGAATATTCTGCTTGGTACCGTGTGGAAACCCACAGCATCAGAACCTCAGTATGGAATATTATATGTAATCTTAACTTCAATTGTTGGTACGATCTTAGCGGTTCTGATAGGAGTTCCGATCGGAGTTATGACAGCAGTCTTTTTAGCAGAGACAGCTCCGACTAGACTTTCAGCATTAGTGAAGCCTGCGGTTGAATTATTAGCTGGCATCCCCTCCGTTATCTTTGGTCTGCTTGGAATATTAATATTAAATCCATTGATATATCAATTGGAAATGGCAGTGTTCAAGGATAATCCAAATCATCAGTTTACCGGAGGATCAAATTTGATATCTGCGGTATTGGTCCTGGCCATTATGATCTTGCCAACAGTAATCAATATCAGCGAATCAGCATTAAGAGCTGTTCCATCACACTATAAGCAGGCCTCTCTTGCATTAGGAGCATCTCATATTCAGACTATCTTTAAAGTAATTGTTCCAGCAGCAAAATCAGGAATTATCACAGCTATTGTTCTTGGAGTCGGTAGAGCAATAGGGGAAGCGATGGCCATAAGCCTTGTAGCTGGTAATGGGGCCAATCTTCCTCTGCCCTTCCACTCAGTAAGGTTTCTGACAACAGCGGTTGTAAATGAAATGTCTTATGCAGCTGATACCCATAAGAGAGTGCTATTTACAATAGGATTGGTACTGTTCGTGTTTATTATGCTTATTAATTTGGTTCTGAATAAAGTAATGAAGGGAGGGATAGAAGATGTTAACAGTTAA
- the pstA gene encoding phosphate ABC transporter permease PstA, translating into MLTVNSIYERKSRPLEGLMHVIIYLCSSISILLLIGIVSYVGIRGISAVNWTFLTNVPSAIKGTSGIAGNIINTLYMILITLVIAIPFGVGGAIYLNEYAKPGKLVSLIEFTTETLAGIPSIIYGLFGYVFFGITLKLGYSILTGAFTLSLMVLPLITRNTQEALRTVPGIYRNGALGIGATKWYMIRTILLPSAMPGIITGIILSIGRIVGESAALLFTAGSGYLLPRLGQYGEGLFQKILQPGGTLTIQLFLSMEKAQYETAFGIALVLLVIVFSINIITKYLTKKFNVNK; encoded by the coding sequence ATGTTAACAGTTAACAGTATATACGAAAGAAAAAGCAGACCGCTCGAAGGGCTGATGCATGTAATTATATATCTGTGCTCATCCATTTCCATCTTGCTTCTGATCGGAATTGTAAGCTATGTGGGTATACGTGGTATCTCAGCTGTAAATTGGACCTTCCTTACAAATGTTCCGAGTGCAATCAAGGGAACTTCCGGAATTGCAGGAAATATTATTAATACCCTTTATATGATTTTAATAACGCTCGTTATTGCAATTCCTTTTGGAGTGGGAGGAGCAATCTACCTAAATGAGTATGCAAAACCCGGAAAACTGGTCAGTCTGATAGAGTTTACTACAGAAACACTGGCAGGAATTCCTTCTATTATATATGGACTATTTGGTTATGTGTTTTTTGGTATTACGTTAAAATTGGGCTACTCCATATTAACCGGTGCATTTACATTATCTCTTATGGTGCTGCCTTTGATTACAAGAAATACTCAGGAGGCATTAAGGACTGTTCCCGGTATCTACCGAAATGGGGCTTTAGGTATTGGAGCAACTAAATGGTATATGATTCGGACTATACTTCTTCCTTCAGCTATGCCAGGAATAATAACCGGGATTATTCTCTCTATTGGACGTATTGTCGGTGAATCCGCAGCATTGCTTTTCACAGCAGGGAGTGGTTATCTTCTTCCTAGGTTAGGTCAGTACGGAGAAGGTTTATTTCAAAAAATTCTTCAGCCAGGAGGTACATTAACTATTCAGTTGTTTCTTAGTATGGAAAAGGCCCAGTATGAAACTGCATTCGGTATTGCACTAGTTTTACTGGTCATTGTCTTTAGTATAAATATTATAACCAAGTATTTAACGAAAAAATTCAATGTGAACAAGTAG
- the pstB gene encoding phosphate ABC transporter ATP-binding protein PstB, with translation MVKNKIIAKDLNLYYGSNHALKNISMNIKEKSITAFIGPSGCGKSTFLKTLNRMNDLIAGVKIEGLVTLDGENIYDDKVDTTLLRKKVGMVFQQPNPFPMSIYDNIAYGPRIHGIKTKSRLDEIVEQSLRGAALYEEVKDRLKKSALGLSGGQQQRLCIARALAVEPEVLLMDEPTSALDPISTLKIEDLMSELKEKYTVAIVTHNMQQAARISDYTAFFLVGEMVEYAPTDILFTRPADKRTEDYITGRFG, from the coding sequence ATGGTAAAAAATAAAATTATTGCAAAGGATTTGAATCTGTATTACGGATCAAATCATGCGTTGAAAAATATTAGTATGAACATAAAGGAGAAGTCGATTACAGCATTTATTGGCCCATCCGGTTGTGGTAAATCGACCTTCTTAAAAACATTAAATCGTATGAATGATCTGATTGCCGGAGTAAAAATCGAAGGTCTTGTCACACTGGATGGTGAGAATATATATGATGACAAAGTGGACACAACATTACTACGAAAGAAAGTCGGCATGGTATTTCAACAGCCAAACCCATTTCCAATGTCTATCTATGATAATATTGCTTATGGTCCTAGAATTCATGGAATAAAGACAAAATCTAGACTGGATGAAATTGTGGAGCAAAGTCTGAGAGGAGCCGCATTGTATGAAGAGGTAAAGGATCGTTTGAAAAAATCTGCTCTTGGACTCTCCGGTGGACAACAGCAAAGACTATGTATTGCAAGAGCACTAGCAGTGGAGCCAGAAGTTCTTCTTATGGATGAACCCACATCAGCACTTGATCCAATCTCAACATTAAAAATAGAAGATTTAATGTCAGAACTGAAGGAAAAGTATACCGTTGCTATCGTAACGCATAACATGCAACAGGCTGCCAGAATCAGTGATTATACTGCTTTCTTTTTGGTCGGAGAAATGGTAGAGTATGCACCCACGGATATTCTGTTCACTCGTCCGGCAGATAAACGTACAGAGGACTATATAACCGGTAGATTTGGTTAA
- the phoU gene encoding phosphate signaling complex protein PhoU, which yields MTARISFEYELQQLKDNLTEMGQLIETAIEKTLEAFETQNEELAREIIQGDRNINDIEKAIESRCLSLILKQQPVARDLRIVTTALKVVTDMERIGDHAADIAELILREKRQHVYNLVKHIPEMGTVAKNMVHDAVNAFINIDIEEAREIIKRDDKVDELFDKVKEEVANLLRTSNEHVDQCVDILMIAKYFERIGDHAVNICEWTEFHETGSVNNIRIL from the coding sequence ATGACAGCAAGGATAAGCTTTGAGTATGAGTTACAGCAATTAAAAGATAACTTAACTGAAATGGGACAGCTAATTGAGACCGCAATAGAAAAAACGCTGGAAGCATTTGAAACCCAAAATGAAGAGTTAGCGAGAGAAATTATTCAAGGCGATCGAAATATTAATGATATAGAAAAAGCGATTGAATCAAGATGTCTCAGTTTGATTTTAAAACAACAGCCTGTAGCTCGGGATCTAAGAATAGTTACAACAGCGCTGAAGGTAGTCACTGACATGGAGCGCATCGGAGATCATGCTGCGGACATTGCGGAGTTAATTCTCAGAGAAAAAAGACAACATGTCTATAATCTTGTAAAACATATACCGGAGATGGGGACCGTTGCAAAGAACATGGTACACGACGCAGTAAATGCATTTATAAATATAGATATTGAGGAAGCAAGAGAAATCATAAAAAGAGATGATAAGGTTGATGAACTCTTTGATAAGGTTAAAGAGGAAGTGGCAAACTTGCTTCGTACCTCCAATGAGCATGTTGATCAGTGCGTTGATATTTTGATGATAGCAAAGTATTTTGAGCGAATTGGAGATCATGCAGTAAATATTTGCGAGTGGACGGAATTTCATGAGACAGGATCCGTAAACAATATCCGAATATTATAA